A window of Polaromonas hydrogenivorans contains these coding sequences:
- a CDS encoding MBL fold metallo-hydrolase, whose amino-acid sequence MKRRYLIATALTVPPLLLAGCASPASSGASAGTDPAKAQVTVLYDAFGRDPALQKDWGYAAFLEVGGKRILFDTGNNAEVLAKNAAARNIDLSRLDFVVMSHRHGDHMGGMSYLLSVNPKVRIYAPKEGFGIYGADLPSAFYRKDESLPVEQRYYGGKPPDVMRFGTAWPQANITLVDKTSMIAPGLHLISLVSDKPGTLELRELSLAIETPDGMVIVVGCSHTGIDNIVKAAAAIQPKVHLIAGGLHLVVAKDPDIEAIIATLRDTYKVAYIAPGHCTGEPTFTALRKAFGERYLYAGLGSTFTLGATPRMVGALGRAAPSTPGDDDQQGYQALFAASSERRRRLFTNLERSPVPGGAYLAQWRRSMTGCC is encoded by the coding sequence ATGAAGCGCAGATATCTGATCGCCACAGCCCTCACCGTGCCACCTCTGCTGCTGGCCGGTTGTGCCAGCCCGGCATCATCCGGCGCCAGCGCGGGAACCGATCCCGCGAAGGCACAGGTTACGGTGCTCTACGACGCCTTCGGCCGTGACCCGGCGCTGCAGAAGGACTGGGGCTACGCCGCATTCCTGGAAGTCGGCGGCAAGCGCATCCTGTTCGACACCGGCAACAATGCCGAGGTGCTGGCGAAGAACGCGGCAGCCAGGAATATTGACCTCTCCAGGCTCGACTTCGTTGTGATGTCGCACCGCCATGGCGATCACATGGGTGGCATGAGCTATCTGCTCAGCGTCAACCCCAAGGTCAGGATTTACGCGCCCAAGGAAGGCTTCGGCATCTACGGCGCGGACCTGCCGAGCGCTTTTTATCGCAAGGACGAATCGCTGCCGGTCGAGCAACGCTACTACGGCGGCAAGCCGCCGGACGTGATGCGCTTCGGCACCGCGTGGCCGCAGGCCAACATCACGCTGGTGGACAAGACCAGCATGATCGCCCCAGGACTCCATCTGATCTCGCTGGTGTCCGACAAGCCCGGCACGCTTGAACTGCGTGAACTCTCGCTGGCCATCGAGACCCCCGACGGCATGGTGATCGTGGTCGGCTGTTCGCACACCGGCATCGACAACATCGTCAAGGCGGCTGCGGCGATCCAGCCGAAAGTCCACCTTATTGCCGGCGGCCTGCATCTCGTCGTCGCCAAGGATCCGGACATCGAGGCCATCATCGCGACACTGCGCGACACCTACAAGGTCGCCTACATCGCCCCCGGGCATTGCACCGGCGAGCCTACCTTTACGGCGTTGCGGAAGGCCTTCGGCGAACGCTACCTTTATGCCGGGCTGGGCAGTACGTTCACGTTGGGCGCCACTCCGCGCATGGTCGGCGCGCTCGGACGGGCAGCCCCATCGACGCCAGGCGACGACGACCAGCAGGGCTACCAGGCCTTGTTCGCGGCCAGCAGCGAACGCCGACGCCGGCTGTTCACCAATCTTGAGCGTTCGCCCGTGCCGGGCGGCGCCTATCTTGCGCAATGGCGGCGCAGCATGACGGGCTGTTGCTGA
- the lpdA gene encoding dihydrolipoyl dehydrogenase, which produces MSASTNLIDIKVPDIGDFDEVSVIEVLVKPGDTIKAEQSLITVESDKASMEIPSSQGGVVKEIKVQLGDKVKQGSVVLTLEVAGAAAAAPVEAPKPASAQAASAQAAPEKVAPVATTPAPAAASFGGTADLDCDLLVLGAGPGGYSAAFRAADLGLKVVLVERYASLGGVCLNVGCIPSKALLHVAAVMDEVSHMAALGVDFGAPSVNIDKLRGHKEKVVNKLTGGLAAMAKMRKVTVVRGYGAFVGANHLEVEETSGTSQEKTGKKQTIAFKNCIIAAGSQAMRLPFMPDDPRVVDSTGALDLKSVPKRMLILGGGIIGLEMGTVYSTLGSRLDVVEMLDGLMQGADRDLVKVWQKMNAPRFDNIMLKTKTVGAKATPAGIEVTFESAEPGGTAPAPQTYDLVLQAVGRSPNGKKIAADKAGVSVTDRGFIPVDIQMRTNVKHIFAIGDIVGQPMLAHKAVHEAHVAAEVIAGELLGNNELASAAFNARVIPSVAYTDPEVAWVGLTEDQAKAQGIKVKKGLFPWTASGRAIANGRDEGFTKLLFDDSPEAHGHGKILGGGMVGTHAGDMIGEIALAIEMGADAVDIGKTIHPHPTLGESIGMAAEVAHGSCTDLPPARK; this is translated from the coding sequence ATGAGTGCCTCCACAAACCTCATCGACATCAAGGTGCCTGACATTGGCGACTTTGACGAAGTGTCCGTCATCGAAGTGCTGGTCAAGCCCGGCGACACCATCAAGGCCGAGCAGAGCCTGATCACCGTGGAAAGCGACAAGGCGTCCATGGAAATTCCGTCGTCTCAGGGCGGCGTGGTCAAGGAGATCAAGGTCCAGCTCGGCGACAAGGTCAAGCAGGGCTCGGTCGTGCTGACGCTGGAAGTCGCTGGCGCGGCGGCTGCGGCCCCCGTTGAAGCACCAAAACCGGCTTCTGCGCAGGCTGCATCTGCACAAGCTGCTCCTGAAAAAGTAGCGCCTGTTGCAACAACGCCAGCGCCAGCCGCCGCCAGCTTTGGCGGCACGGCCGACCTGGACTGCGACCTCCTGGTGCTGGGCGCCGGCCCCGGCGGCTATTCGGCGGCCTTTCGAGCGGCCGACCTGGGCCTGAAGGTCGTGCTGGTCGAGCGTTACGCCTCGCTGGGCGGCGTCTGCCTGAACGTCGGCTGCATCCCGTCCAAGGCGCTGCTGCATGTCGCCGCCGTGATGGACGAGGTCAGCCACATGGCCGCGCTCGGCGTGGATTTCGGCGCGCCCAGCGTCAACATCGACAAGCTGCGCGGCCACAAGGAAAAGGTCGTGAACAAGCTGACCGGCGGCCTGGCCGCGATGGCCAAGATGCGCAAGGTCACCGTGGTGCGCGGCTACGGCGCTTTTGTCGGCGCCAACCACCTCGAAGTCGAGGAAACCAGCGGCACCTCGCAGGAAAAGACCGGCAAGAAGCAGACCATCGCCTTCAAGAACTGCATCATCGCCGCCGGCTCGCAGGCGATGCGCCTGCCGTTCATGCCCGACGATCCGCGCGTGGTGGACTCTACAGGCGCGCTGGACCTCAAGAGTGTGCCGAAGCGCATGCTGATCCTGGGCGGCGGCATCATCGGCCTGGAAATGGGCACCGTGTACAGCACGCTGGGCTCGCGCCTGGACGTGGTGGAAATGCTCGACGGCCTGATGCAGGGCGCCGACCGCGACCTGGTCAAGGTCTGGCAGAAGATGAACGCGCCGCGCTTTGACAACATCATGCTCAAAACCAAGACCGTCGGCGCCAAGGCCACGCCGGCCGGCATTGAAGTGACGTTCGAAAGCGCCGAGCCGGGCGGCACCGCGCCCGCACCACAGACCTACGACCTGGTGCTGCAGGCCGTGGGCCGCAGCCCCAACGGCAAGAAGATTGCCGCCGACAAGGCCGGTGTCAGCGTGACGGATCGCGGCTTCATCCCCGTGGACATCCAGATGCGCACCAACGTCAAACACATCTTCGCCATCGGCGACATCGTCGGCCAGCCGATGCTGGCGCACAAGGCGGTGCATGAGGCGCATGTGGCCGCCGAAGTGATTGCCGGCGAACTGCTGGGCAACAATGAACTGGCCAGCGCCGCCTTCAATGCCCGGGTGATTCCAAGCGTCGCCTACACCGACCCGGAAGTGGCATGGGTCGGCCTGACCGAGGACCAGGCCAAGGCGCAGGGCATCAAGGTCAAGAAGGGCCTGTTCCCGTGGACCGCCTCGGGCCGCGCAATTGCCAATGGCCGCGACGAAGGCTTCACCAAGCTGCTGTTCGACGATTCACCAGAAGCGCACGGCCACGGCAAGATCCTGGGCGGCGGCATGGTCGGCACGCATGCGGGCGACATGATCGGCGAGATTGCGCTGGCGATTGAAATGGGCGCCGACGCGGTCGACATCGGCAAGACCATCCATCCGCATCCCACGCTGGGCGAGAGCATCGGCATGGCGGCGGAAGTGGCGCATGGCAGCTGCACGGACTTGCCGCCTGCGCGCAAGTAA
- a CDS encoding MFS transporter — MTTLVVVKKAGQVAIAADTLVTFGDTCLTQRFEANSKIFKVDAPDGESLIGMAGTVAHFPVLRKAMATLPKEQLKLGSREEVFDTFLKLHPLLKESFFLQSKEDDNDPYESSQFTVLIANASGIYGLYSYREVFEFKEFWGVGSGRSFALGAMHASWGKARTAREVAMAGLNAGCEFDKNSGGPIDVFTLKLKASS, encoded by the coding sequence GTGACAACCCTGGTCGTGGTCAAAAAGGCGGGTCAGGTGGCAATTGCCGCCGACACGCTGGTGACCTTTGGCGATACCTGCCTGACCCAGCGTTTCGAGGCCAACAGCAAGATCTTCAAGGTCGATGCGCCCGACGGTGAAAGCCTGATTGGCATGGCCGGCACCGTGGCGCACTTCCCGGTGCTGCGCAAGGCCATGGCAACGCTGCCCAAGGAGCAACTCAAGCTGGGCAGCCGCGAGGAGGTGTTCGACACCTTCCTCAAGCTGCATCCCTTGCTGAAAGAATCGTTTTTCCTGCAGAGCAAGGAAGACGACAACGACCCCTATGAATCGAGCCAGTTCACCGTGCTCATTGCCAATGCAAGCGGCATTTACGGCCTGTACAGCTACCGCGAAGTCTTTGAATTCAAGGAATTCTGGGGCGTGGGCTCGGGCCGCAGCTTTGCGCTGGGCGCGATGCACGCCAGCTGGGGCAAGGCCCGGACCGCGCGCGAAGTGGCCATGGCCGGCCTGAATGCCGGATGCGAGTTCGACAAGAATTCCGGCGGACCGATTGATGTATTCACCCTCAAACTGAAAGCCTCCTCATGA
- the aceF gene encoding dihydrolipoyllysine-residue acetyltransferase — MALVDIQVPDIGDFDEVTVIELLVKPGDTVAAEQSLITVESDKASMEIPSSHAGVVKEIKVKLGDKVKQGSVVLTLEVAGAAESAQKQAPAQAAPAPAAIKTEAPAAAPVAPASAPAPAASGPVEVRVPDIGDFKDVVVIEVLVKVGDSIKTEQSLITVESDKASMEIPSSTAGVLKELKVKLGDTVNIGDLLAILEGSAAPAAAVPASAPVAPAAAAATPAAAATASAPVAPAPAAAAQALPAHEPTVAPQSGLPHASPSVRKFARELGVPLAELKGSGPKGRITLDDVQDFTKAVMAGDTRTQAQVAKAPAPAASGGGTGAGLDLLPWPKVDFTKFGPIERQPLSRIKKISGANLHRNWVMIPHVCNHDDADITELEAFRVQMNKENEKSGVKITMLAFLIKASVAALKKFPQFNASLDGDQLVLKQYFNIAFAADTPNGLVVPVIKDADKKGIIQISQEMGELAKKARDGKLGPADMQGACFTISSLGGIGGRYFTPIINAPEVAILGVCKSRIEPIWDGKAFQPRLMQPMSLSWDHRVIDGAAAARFNAYFGQVLADFRRIFL; from the coding sequence ATGGCATTGGTAGATATTCAAGTCCCTGACATTGGGGACTTCGACGAAGTAACGGTCATTGAACTGCTGGTCAAGCCCGGCGACACCGTGGCGGCCGAGCAATCGCTCATCACGGTCGAGTCCGACAAGGCCTCGATGGAGATTCCTTCCAGCCACGCCGGCGTGGTCAAGGAGATCAAGGTCAAGCTGGGCGACAAGGTCAAGCAGGGCTCGGTCGTGCTGACGCTGGAAGTGGCGGGTGCCGCAGAATCAGCACAAAAACAGGCTCCTGCGCAGGCTGCGCCTGCTCCGGCAGCTATCAAAACAGAAGCGCCAGCTGCTGCGCCGGTAGCGCCTGCTTCGGCTCCCGCCCCGGCGGCCAGCGGCCCGGTGGAAGTGCGGGTTCCCGACATTGGCGACTTCAAGGATGTGGTCGTGATCGAGGTGCTGGTCAAGGTGGGCGACAGCATCAAGACCGAGCAATCGCTGATCACGGTCGAGTCCGACAAGGCCTCGATGGAGATTCCGTCGTCCACCGCCGGCGTGCTCAAGGAACTCAAGGTCAAGCTGGGCGACACCGTCAATATTGGCGACCTGCTGGCCATCCTGGAAGGCTCGGCCGCGCCCGCCGCCGCCGTTCCTGCGTCTGCTCCGGTGGCACCCGCCGCAGCGGCTGCCACACCAGCGGCGGCGGCCACGGCATCCGCACCCGTGGCGCCTGCGCCAGCCGCAGCGGCCCAGGCCCTGCCGGCGCATGAACCGACGGTAGCGCCGCAAAGTGGCTTGCCACATGCGTCGCCCTCGGTGCGCAAGTTCGCCCGCGAACTGGGCGTGCCGCTGGCCGAACTCAAGGGCTCCGGCCCCAAGGGCCGCATCACGCTGGACGATGTGCAGGACTTCACCAAGGCCGTGATGGCCGGCGACACCCGCACCCAGGCGCAGGTGGCCAAGGCGCCAGCGCCTGCCGCAAGCGGTGGCGGCACGGGCGCGGGCCTTGACCTGCTGCCGTGGCCGAAAGTCGATTTCACCAAGTTCGGCCCCATCGAGCGCCAGCCGCTGTCGCGCATCAAGAAGATCAGCGGCGCCAACCTGCACCGCAACTGGGTGATGATTCCGCACGTCTGCAACCATGACGACGCCGACATCACCGAACTCGAAGCCTTCCGCGTGCAGATGAACAAGGAAAACGAGAAGTCCGGCGTGAAGATCACCATGCTGGCCTTCCTGATCAAGGCCTCGGTGGCCGCGCTCAAGAAATTCCCGCAGTTCAATGCCTCGCTCGACGGCGACCAGCTGGTGCTCAAGCAGTATTTCAACATCGCCTTTGCCGCTGATACGCCGAACGGCCTGGTCGTTCCGGTGATCAAGGACGCCGACAAGAAAGGCATCATCCAGATCTCGCAAGAGATGGGCGAGCTGGCCAAGAAAGCGCGCGACGGCAAGCTCGGCCCGGCCGACATGCAGGGCGCCTGCTTCACGATTTCGTCGCTGGGCGGCATTGGCGGGCGTTATTTCACGCCCATCATCAATGCACCCGAAGTCGCCATCCTGGGCGTGTGCAAGAGCCGCATCGAGCCCATCTGGGACGGCAAGGCCTTCCAGCCGCGCCTGATGCAGCCGATGTCGCTGAGCTGGGACCACCGCGTGATCGATGGCGCGGCGGCGGCACGTTTCAATGCTTACTTTGGCCAGGTTCTGGCGGATTTCCGCCGCATTTTCCTGTGA
- the aceE gene encoding pyruvate dehydrogenase (acetyl-transferring), homodimeric type, with translation MAANPDETQQAGIPNAGSSNTQDNDTQETREWMDALSAVIESEGPERAHFLLEQLLEHARQKSIDMPFSANTGYVNSIETDQEERSPGNLLIEQRLRAYMRWNAMIMVVKANRLHPADGGDLGGHIGSFASLASLFGAGFNHFWHAESENHGGDCLYIQGHVSPGVYARAYLEGRLSEEQLLNFRQEVDGKGLSSYPHPKLMPNFWQFPTVSMGLGPLMAIYQARFLKYLHARGIANTENRKVWVFCGDGEMDEVESLGAIGLAARENLDNLVFVINCNLQRLDGPVRGNSKIIQELEGEFRGAGWNVIKLIWGSGWDPLLARDKDGALRKIMMECNDGDYQSFKANDGAYVRKHFFGRDPRTLEMVANMSDDDIWKLSRGGHDSQKVYAAFHSAVNHTGQPTVLLIKTVKGFGMGKIGEGKNNVHQTKKLGDEDIKAFRDRFNIPIPDSQLAELPFYKPADDTPEMQYLHERRKALGGYLPHRRTKADESFTVPALETFKAVMDPTPEGREISTTQAYVRFLTQLLRDQALGPRVVPILVDEARTFGMEGLFRQIGIYNPAGQQYTPVDKDQVMYYKEDKKGQILQEGINEAGGMSSWIAAATSYSTNNRIMVPFYVYYSMFGFQRIGDLAWAAGDMQARGFLLGGTSGRTTLNGEGLQHEDGHSHILAGTIPNCISYDPTFAHEVGVILHHGLKRMVEKQENVYFYITLLNENYAMPGLKAGTEEQIIKGMYLCKEGPKLAPTVQLLGSGTILRESIAAQELLEKEWGVAANVWSCPSFNELARDGQNAERWNLLHPMETPRVSFVAEQLEAFAGPVVASTDYMKAYAEQIRSYIPKGRTYKVLGTDGFGRSDFRSKLREHFEINRHYIVVAALKALSEEGTVPVAKVAEAIQKYGINADKINPLYA, from the coding sequence ATGGCAGCCAATCCCGACGAAACCCAACAAGCCGGTATCCCCAATGCGGGTTCCAGCAATACGCAAGACAACGACACGCAGGAGACGCGCGAGTGGATGGATGCGCTGTCCGCGGTCATTGAAAGTGAAGGGCCTGAACGCGCTCACTTCCTGCTTGAGCAACTGCTCGAACATGCCCGCCAGAAGAGCATCGACATGCCCTTTTCGGCCAACACGGGTTATGTCAACTCGATTGAAACCGACCAGGAAGAGCGCTCGCCCGGCAACCTGCTGATCGAGCAGCGGCTGCGCGCCTACATGCGCTGGAACGCCATGATCATGGTGGTCAAGGCCAACCGCCTGCACCCGGCCGATGGCGGCGACCTCGGCGGGCACATTGGCTCGTTTGCCTCGCTGGCCAGCCTGTTTGGCGCCGGTTTCAACCATTTCTGGCACGCCGAGAGCGAAAACCACGGCGGCGACTGCCTCTATATTCAGGGCCATGTGTCGCCCGGCGTCTATGCCCGTGCCTACCTGGAAGGCCGCCTGAGCGAAGAGCAGCTGCTCAATTTCCGCCAGGAAGTCGATGGCAAGGGCCTGTCGAGCTATCCGCATCCCAAGCTGATGCCCAATTTCTGGCAGTTCCCGACCGTGTCCATGGGCCTTGGCCCGCTGATGGCGATTTACCAGGCTCGTTTCCTGAAATACCTGCACGCGCGCGGCATTGCCAACACCGAAAACCGCAAGGTCTGGGTGTTCTGCGGCGACGGCGAAATGGACGAGGTCGAATCGCTGGGCGCCATTGGCCTGGCGGCGCGTGAAAACCTCGACAACCTGGTGTTCGTCATCAACTGCAACCTGCAGCGCCTCGATGGCCCGGTGCGCGGCAACAGCAAGATCATCCAGGAACTCGAAGGCGAATTCCGCGGTGCCGGCTGGAACGTCATCAAGCTGATCTGGGGCAGTGGCTGGGATCCGCTGCTGGCGCGCGACAAGGATGGCGCGCTGCGCAAGATCATGATGGAGTGCAACGACGGCGACTACCAGTCGTTCAAGGCCAACGACGGCGCCTATGTCCGCAAGCATTTCTTCGGCCGCGACCCGCGCACGCTGGAGATGGTTGCCAACATGAGCGACGACGACATCTGGAAGCTGAGCCGGGGCGGCCACGATTCGCAAAAGGTCTATGCCGCTTTCCATTCGGCCGTCAACCACACCGGCCAGCCCACCGTGCTCCTGATCAAGACCGTCAAGGGCTTTGGCATGGGCAAGATCGGCGAGGGCAAGAACAATGTCCACCAGACCAAGAAGCTCGGGGACGAGGACATCAAGGCCTTCCGCGACCGTTTCAACATCCCGATTCCAGACAGCCAGCTGGCCGAACTGCCGTTCTACAAGCCGGCCGACGACACGCCTGAAATGCAGTACCTGCACGAGCGGCGCAAGGCCCTGGGCGGCTACCTGCCGCACCGCCGCACCAAGGCGGACGAGAGCTTCACCGTGCCCGCCCTGGAAACTTTCAAGGCGGTGATGGACCCCACGCCAGAAGGCCGCGAAATCTCGACCACCCAGGCCTATGTGCGCTTTCTCACGCAACTGCTGCGCGACCAGGCGCTCGGCCCGCGCGTCGTGCCCATCCTGGTCGATGAAGCCCGCACCTTCGGCATGGAAGGGCTGTTCCGCCAGATCGGCATCTACAACCCGGCAGGCCAGCAATACACCCCGGTCGATAAAGACCAGGTGATGTATTACAAGGAAGACAAGAAGGGCCAGATCCTGCAGGAAGGCATCAACGAAGCCGGCGGCATGAGCAGCTGGATCGCGGCGGCAACCTCGTACAGCACCAACAACCGCATCATGGTGCCGTTCTACGTGTACTACTCGATGTTCGGTTTCCAGCGCATCGGCGACCTGGCCTGGGCGGCGGGCGACATGCAGGCGCGCGGCTTTTTGCTCGGCGGCACCTCGGGCCGCACCACGCTGAACGGCGAAGGCCTGCAGCACGAAGACGGCCACAGCCATATCCTGGCCGGCACGATTCCGAACTGCATCAGCTACGACCCGACCTTTGCGCATGAAGTCGGCGTGATCCTGCACCACGGCCTCAAGCGCATGGTCGAAAAGCAGGAGAACGTGTATTTCTACATCACGCTGCTGAACGAAAACTACGCCATGCCGGGCCTGAAAGCCGGCACCGAAGAGCAGATCATCAAGGGCATGTATTTGTGCAAGGAAGGCCCCAAGCTGGCGCCCACCGTGCAGTTGCTCGGTTCGGGCACCATCCTGCGCGAATCGATTGCCGCGCAGGAACTGCTGGAAAAAGAGTGGGGCGTTGCCGCCAACGTGTGGAGCTGCCCAAGCTTCAATGAACTGGCGCGCGATGGCCAGAACGCCGAGCGCTGGAACCTGCTGCATCCGATGGAGACGCCGCGTGTTTCCTTTGTAGCCGAACAACTTGAAGCCTTTGCCGGCCCGGTGGTCGCTTCAACCGACTACATGAAGGCCTATGCCGAACAGATCCGCTCCTATATTCCCAAGGGCCGTACCTACAAGGTGCTGGGCACCGACGGTTTTGGCCGCAGCGATTTCCGCAGCAAGCTGCGCGAGCATTTCGAGATCAACCGCCACTACATCGTGGTAGCGGCCCTCAAGGCGCTCAGCGAAGAAGGCACGGTGCCGGTCGCCAAGGTGGCCGAAGCCATCCAGAAGTACGGCATCAATGCCGACAAGATCAATCCGCTTTACGCTTGA
- a CDS encoding PAS domain S-box protein, with amino-acid sequence MPQFPISPTADAAASPASMALWRRWWRRQSPSRQDRFIALGPLFSVILFLAAVIAAFGYLRIEEIDREQQAVTRDVEYAQQRLRLRLLERQEQLMRIGRDVSNSQIDTEEFLVQAEALVNQNPELMAISWIDSKRRIKASYVSSSANAIGPRMVGEQLTVGETDGTYELARDLRQPVYSRPLIAQDTRRYNAASLQLQVPLDDQGKFAGVIMGEYSVDGLLRFGIPTEITAKYAVALVDDKEVVLAGNLPPPRKGAAQLLPWAEGAAKYEIPVSPVGNGLLIRAEGYRASQGLVGSGFFWLVSALSALTVWMLLGNWRHTRRRVQAQEALLTETHFRRAMENSMLTGMRALDLQGRITYVNPAFCQMTGLNEDELVGCTAPFPHWPESEVDTLTARLEDELQGRTPPGGFEVRVKRKNGNIFDARMYVSPLIDPHGQQTGWMTSMTDITEPKRIREELTASYERFTTVLEGLDAAVSVAPLGSEELLFANKLYRSWFGGQVSGHVNLIAQAGVPAFAPTGDALDAVDNMAGFPTDSLTGAQTANAEIFVPELAKWLEVRSRYLTWVDGRLAQMVIATDITPRRHAEEQAAQQNERAQNASRLITMGEMASSVAHELNQPLTAINNYCNGMVSRIKANQISNDDLLVALEKTAKQAWRAGQIIQRIRAFVKRSEPNRTSADVATLVSNAMELAEIELRRHHVRLTHYIAARLPDLMVDRILIEQVLINLMKNAAESIAQSHRPTAQRHVELQVVPKQIDGQGVVEFSVLDSGRGLSPEVMERLFEAFYSTKAEGMGIGLKLCRSIVESHHGRLEAVNLYNGDEVVGCRFTFWIPVTPLISPAVSATNTIAAEAAGPQ; translated from the coding sequence ATGCCCCAGTTCCCAATTTCCCCAACTGCTGACGCTGCGGCCAGCCCTGCGTCCATGGCTTTGTGGCGACGCTGGTGGCGCCGGCAATCACCTTCCCGGCAGGACCGTTTTATCGCGCTCGGCCCGCTGTTTTCGGTCATCCTTTTTCTGGCGGCCGTCATTGCCGCTTTCGGCTACCTGCGCATCGAAGAGATAGACCGCGAACAGCAGGCGGTCACGCGTGACGTGGAATACGCCCAGCAACGCCTGAGGCTGCGCCTGCTGGAGCGGCAGGAGCAGTTGATGCGGATTGGCCGGGATGTGTCCAACAGCCAGATCGACACCGAAGAGTTCCTCGTCCAGGCCGAAGCACTGGTGAACCAGAACCCGGAACTGATGGCCATCAGCTGGATTGACAGCAAGCGGCGCATCAAGGCGTCTTATGTTTCATCCAGCGCCAATGCCATCGGGCCGCGCATGGTCGGCGAACAGCTCACGGTGGGTGAAACGGATGGCACTTACGAGCTGGCACGCGACCTGCGGCAGCCGGTTTACTCCCGGCCGCTGATCGCGCAGGACACGCGCCGCTACAACGCAGCCAGCCTGCAGCTGCAGGTGCCGCTTGATGACCAGGGGAAATTTGCCGGCGTCATCATGGGCGAGTATTCGGTGGACGGCCTTCTGCGCTTTGGCATTCCGACTGAAATCACGGCCAAGTATGCCGTCGCGCTGGTCGATGACAAAGAGGTGGTGCTGGCCGGCAACCTGCCGCCGCCCCGCAAGGGCGCCGCGCAGTTGCTGCCCTGGGCAGAAGGCGCGGCCAAATACGAAATTCCGGTATCTCCCGTGGGCAATGGCCTCTTGATACGCGCCGAGGGCTACCGCGCCTCGCAGGGCCTGGTCGGCAGCGGCTTTTTCTGGCTGGTCAGCGCGCTCAGCGCGCTGACCGTGTGGATGCTGCTGGGCAACTGGCGCCATACCCGCCGCCGGGTCCAGGCCCAGGAAGCGCTGCTGACCGAAACCCACTTTCGCCGCGCCATGGAGAACTCCATGCTGACCGGCATGCGCGCACTGGACCTGCAGGGCCGCATCACCTATGTCAACCCGGCTTTTTGCCAGATGACCGGCCTGAATGAAGACGAGCTGGTCGGCTGCACCGCCCCTTTTCCCCACTGGCCCGAGTCGGAAGTGGACACACTGACGGCCCGGCTGGAGGACGAGTTGCAGGGCCGGACACCGCCCGGCGGCTTTGAAGTCCGGGTCAAGCGCAAGAACGGCAATATTTTTGACGCCCGCATGTATGTGTCGCCGCTGATTGATCCGCACGGCCAGCAAACCGGCTGGATGACGTCGATGACCGACATCACCGAGCCCAAGCGAATCCGCGAAGAACTCACCGCCTCTTACGAGCGCTTCACCACCGTGCTCGAAGGGCTGGACGCCGCCGTGTCGGTGGCGCCGCTGGGCAGCGAGGAGCTGCTGTTTGCCAACAAGCTGTACCGCTCCTGGTTTGGCGGCCAGGTTTCTGGCCATGTGAACCTGATTGCCCAGGCCGGTGTGCCCGCCTTTGCACCGACCGGCGATGCGCTGGATGCGGTGGACAACATGGCCGGTTTTCCGACCGATTCACTGACCGGCGCCCAGACGGCAAATGCCGAAATCTTCGTGCCCGAGCTGGCCAAATGGCTGGAAGTGCGTTCGCGTTACCTGACCTGGGTCGATGGCCGCCTGGCGCAGATGGTGATTGCCACCGACATCACGCCGCGCCGCCATGCCGAGGAGCAAGCCGCCCAGCAAAACGAACGCGCCCAGAACGCCAGCCGCCTGATCACCATGGGCGAAATGGCGTCCAGCGTGGCGCACGAGTTGAACCAGCCGCTGACCGCTATCAACAACTATTGCAACGGCATGGTCTCGCGCATCAAGGCCAACCAGATCAGCAATGACGACCTGCTGGTGGCACTGGAAAAAACTGCCAAGCAGGCCTGGCGCGCCGGGCAGATCATCCAGCGCATCCGCGCCTTTGTGAAACGCAGCGAGCCCAACCGCACCTCGGCCGATGTGGCGACCCTCGTCAGCAACGCCATGGAACTGGCCGAGATTGAACTCAGGCGCCATCATGTGCGCCTGACCCACTACATCGCCGCCCGCCTTCCCGACCTGATGGTGGATCGGATTCTGATTGAGCAGGTGTTGATCAACCTGATGAAAAATGCGGCCGAGTCGATTGCCCAGTCGCATCGGCCAACGGCCCAGCGCCATGTTGAACTGCAGGTGGTGCCCAAGCAGATTGATGGGCAAGGCGTGGTGGAGTTCTCGGTACTCGACTCGGGTCGGGGCCTGTCGCCTGAAGTGATGGAACGCCTGTTCGAAGCCTTCTACTCGACCAAGGCCGAGGGCATGGGCATTGGCCTGAAACTGTGCCGCAGCATCGTCGAATCTCACCATGGCAGGCTGGAGGCGGTGAACCTCTACAATGGCGACGAAGTGGTCGGGTGCCGGTTTACCTTCTGGATTCCGGTAACTCCCCTGATTTCACCGGCAGTGTCTGCTACCAATACCATAGCCGCCGAAGCTGCGGGGCCGCAGTGA